A portion of the Actomonas aquatica genome contains these proteins:
- a CDS encoding TonB-dependent siderophore receptor, with protein sequence MNITAVSPSQFLRFGAGLLALALAANAHAQTLPDADTLSLSELTVTAKREYRTSQGATNLPLTLKETPQSISTIDQEAMRDFATTGTHDALRLGTGITVDQWETSRTSYSSRGFDIMLTQVDGLGMTNDWGLVVGQQDTYLFDRIELIRGANGLLTGVGNASGTINYVRKRPTNTNGGEFSLRAGSHDLLRATLDYNQVLTDSGSWAARFVVAHEDTDSYLRALQDRRTTVYGVVEGQVGASGVLTAGFSYTESLQQSPMWGSLTLLLADGTQAEFDPSASTSQDWTRWELSALNAFVEYAHAFSDDWEAKLTYNHRSGDEAVKLFYAYTFTGALNNDYTGLVGWPYRSDSESSANIVDASLTGRFDAFDRRHEVIAGLSYSQQDTYTDAYNIVSSADTTLPAFPYAGDIFPEPVWGDTYVGSDGDQSLLRFYAATRLALSDRLKAIGGINAIKLERDGTSIYGGGVNLDNETTEKVSPYAGLTYDLTDHVLAYASYSDIFQAQDQRDINGAFLAPMKGVNFEVGLKAEWLNRRLLTTAAYFDAEQQGLATEAGFDPVAQQSYYEPRDVRSRGFEFEATGRIGERTHLTAGITRMELTGPDGNDIYEWIPRTIVSLRADTRLAALPQLKFGAGLRWQSDVSRDGGARQDSYLLVNAFAAYELNRKATVRLNVDNVTDEKYLRTVQYGAIYGAPRQFSVAFDYKF encoded by the coding sequence ATGAACATCACTGCCGTTTCTCCGTCCCAATTCCTCCGCTTCGGCGCGGGGCTCCTCGCCCTCGCCTTGGCCGCAAACGCCCACGCGCAAACGCTCCCCGACGCCGACACCCTCTCGCTCAGCGAGCTCACCGTCACCGCCAAGCGTGAATACCGCACCTCCCAAGGCGCGACCAATCTGCCGCTCACGCTCAAGGAGACGCCGCAGTCGATCAGCACGATCGACCAGGAAGCCATGCGCGATTTCGCCACCACCGGCACGCACGACGCCCTGCGCCTCGGCACCGGCATCACCGTCGACCAATGGGAAACCAGCCGCACGTCCTACAGTTCCCGCGGCTTCGACATCATGCTCACGCAGGTCGACGGCCTCGGCATGACCAACGACTGGGGCCTGGTCGTCGGCCAGCAGGACACCTACCTGTTCGACCGCATCGAACTCATCCGCGGCGCCAACGGTCTGCTCACCGGCGTGGGCAACGCTTCCGGCACCATCAACTACGTGCGCAAGCGCCCCACCAATACCAACGGCGGCGAGTTCAGCCTCCGCGCCGGCTCCCACGATCTCTTGCGCGCCACCCTCGACTACAACCAGGTCCTCACCGACTCCGGTTCCTGGGCCGCCCGTTTCGTCGTCGCCCACGAAGACACCGACTCCTACCTCCGCGCCCTCCAGGACCGCCGCACCACCGTCTATGGCGTCGTTGAAGGCCAGGTCGGCGCCTCCGGCGTGCTCACCGCCGGCTTCTCCTACACCGAGTCGCTGCAACAGTCGCCCATGTGGGGTTCACTCACCCTCCTGCTCGCCGATGGCACCCAGGCCGAATTCGACCCCTCCGCCTCCACGTCGCAGGACTGGACCCGCTGGGAGCTGAGCGCCCTCAACGCCTTCGTGGAGTATGCCCACGCCTTCTCCGACGACTGGGAAGCCAAGCTCACCTACAACCACCGCTCCGGCGACGAGGCCGTGAAACTCTTCTACGCCTACACCTTCACCGGCGCCCTCAACAACGACTACACCGGCCTCGTCGGCTGGCCCTACCGCAGCGACTCCGAGTCGAGCGCCAACATCGTCGACGCCAGCCTCACCGGCCGTTTCGACGCCTTCGACCGCCGCCACGAGGTCATCGCCGGCCTCAGTTATTCGCAGCAGGACACCTATACCGACGCCTACAACATCGTCAGCTCGGCCGACACCACCCTGCCCGCCTTCCCCTACGCCGGTGACATCTTCCCCGAGCCCGTCTGGGGCGACACCTACGTCGGCAGCGACGGCGACCAGTCCCTCCTGCGCTTCTACGCCGCCACCCGCCTCGCTCTCAGCGACCGCTTGAAAGCCATCGGCGGCATCAACGCCATTAAGCTCGAGCGCGACGGCACCTCCATCTACGGCGGCGGCGTCAACCTCGACAACGAGACCACCGAAAAAGTCAGCCCCTATGCCGGCCTCACTTACGACCTCACCGACCACGTCCTGGCCTACGCCTCCTACTCCGACATCTTCCAGGCGCAGGATCAGCGCGACATCAACGGTGCCTTTCTCGCCCCGATGAAGGGCGTCAACTTCGAGGTCGGCCTCAAAGCCGAGTGGCTCAACCGCCGCCTCCTCACCACCGCCGCCTACTTCGACGCCGAACAACAAGGCCTCGCCACCGAAGCCGGCTTCGATCCCGTCGCCCAACAATCCTACTACGAACCGCGGGACGTGCGCTCACGCGGCTTTGAGTTCGAAGCAACCGGTCGCATTGGCGAGCGCACTCACCTCACCGCCGGCATCACCCGCATGGAACTCACCGGCCCGGACGGCAACGACATCTACGAATGGATCCCGCGCACCATCGTGAGCCTGCGCGCCGACACCCGCCTCGCCGCACTGCCGCAGCTCAAATTCGGCGCCGGCCTCCGTTGGCAATCCGACGTCTCCAGAGACGGCGGCGCCCGTCAGGATTCCTACCTGCTCGTCAACGCCTTCGCCGCCTACGAACTGAACCGCAAGGCCACCGTCCGGCTCAACGTCGACAACGTCACCGACGAGAAATACCTGCGCACCGTCCAATACGGCGCCATCTACGGCGCCCCCCGCCAATTCTCCGTCGCCTTCGACTACAAGTTCTAA
- a CDS encoding Fur family transcriptional regulator has product MSDSIPVASANNAFVTAAAQHWQRAGQRITHVRTIICQVVAVRDVLFTADQLLPLVRAVDRGISLASIYRTLGDLSRFGLLHESRGTHDERCYAVVPPERAGTLASAVTVVCRDCGELHPLHAPCLAMRETFGVRQAGFNPRKLDLRIEADCQSLRDTGHCDRSDRRSNAKA; this is encoded by the coding sequence GTGTCCGACTCCATTCCAGTCGCCTCAGCCAACAACGCCTTCGTCACCGCGGCCGCCCAACACTGGCAGCGCGCCGGTCAGCGCATCACCCACGTGCGCACGATCATCTGTCAGGTCGTGGCCGTGCGCGACGTCCTTTTCACCGCCGATCAACTCCTGCCGCTGGTGCGCGCCGTCGATCGCGGCATCTCCCTCGCCTCCATTTACCGCACCCTTGGCGACCTCAGTCGTTTCGGCCTGCTCCATGAGAGCCGCGGCACCCACGACGAACGCTGCTACGCCGTCGTGCCCCCGGAACGCGCCGGGACGCTCGCCAGCGCCGTCACCGTCGTCTGCCGCGACTGTGGAGAACTGCATCCTCTCCACGCTCCCTGTCTGGCCATGCGCGAAACGTTCGGCGTGCGGCAAGCAGGGTTCAATCCGCGCAAACTCGACCTGCGCATCGAGGCCGACTGCCAGTCGCTGCGTGACACCGGCCACTGCGACCGCTCCGACCGCCGCAGCAACGCCAAGGCCTAG
- a CDS encoding flavodoxin domain-containing protein has protein sequence MPDLHIHFATMTGNAETVATDTQSRATDEGWTAHVHDLGDLTPQDLTDRELAVFIVSTWGDGEPPDDAADFWYALEEANLDLSGMRFAVFGLGDKDYTEFNGFARQLDARLATLGATRLLDRFDADLDFDETFPAWADRFFTRLAVERETSGT, from the coding sequence ATGCCCGACCTTCACATCCACTTTGCCACCATGACCGGCAACGCCGAAACCGTTGCCACCGACACCCAATCTCGCGCCACCGACGAAGGCTGGACTGCCCATGTCCACGACCTCGGCGACCTGACACCGCAGGATCTCACCGACCGCGAACTCGCCGTGTTCATCGTGTCCACTTGGGGTGACGGCGAGCCGCCCGATGATGCCGCCGATTTCTGGTATGCGCTCGAAGAGGCCAACCTCGATCTATCCGGCATGCGCTTCGCCGTCTTCGGTCTCGGGGACAAGGATTACACCGAGTTCAACGGCTTCGCCCGGCAACTGGACGCTCGTCTCGCCACCCTCGGGGCCACGCGTCTGCTCGATCGCTTTGATGCCGACCTCGACTTCGACGAGACCTTCCCAGCCTGGGCCGATCGCTTCTTCACCCGCCTGGCCGTCGAACGCGAAACCTCCGGAACGTGA
- a CDS encoding TonB-dependent receptor yields MKPTHDSLLRVTFRALASLSAALWVTAPPHSFAQAEPVSLDTMIVEGEAEQISQAYTALKSGTALLDTPASVSLATEALLDAQGAVSLQDAIRNLSGLGQAGNNYGIGDQLVIRGQEISYTYDGLDAGSGGSGGGSGATVRSLTNVERVEVLKGPAGTLYGIGGAGGIVNLVEKRPQPVAHDRLRAYVGTWETYGAEYDFNRPLNERWSFRFIASTRQSEGYRNFNEDRTEFYPSLRFDANADHTLLFTGAYIADRVQVDSIGHPVRIFDESSTGVPAAEATVADIPNGPTGGGRVQLTPDQQQQLIDSLAPGDGTQPFDLGNVSLISPLARPTDGEEFRFKVRHDWSIGADTAFAQYAQFRSYGSDYVRQTGAYNYVYWNRNGSINAAPRAPLVENGVLYPYAARRQEYRKVDFQEDTLQYFAELKHRISRGEVTHDLLATSYLEWRDYETQNWSVYDADNSRSAANPVPYIYDIRSPNWPTGRFEDYEQYPSSDYTKDVTSIGAGLQDVITLPHDLTARFAVGYNRIKQDYDNNLQRSGDPLPVASSDEGLNYNAGLSWRVRPQTSVFVTAAQGRTAYSVTGSVSLNNPPDSESENFEIGLRHQMLDGRLLFSTALFATSRTHLRYGNPLYDDDPGSPTYNIEVDPYRYDGYEETRGAELDLNVNLTDRWMINANATYQDPRTRRDPGTGTVTGLQKGLPRVFGSVWAQHVLATEFAGGRVTLGGGVTHTGRRSINSTSFGIAQAYVDAFTTIDAIVRYDNPDHWNVQLNLNNVTDEAYYDLAQFLGGRPGEPFNATVTFTAEF; encoded by the coding sequence ATGAAACCTACCCACGATTCCCTCCTGCGAGTGACCTTCCGCGCCCTCGCTTCCCTCTCGGCGGCCCTATGGGTCACCGCCCCACCTCACAGTTTCGCGCAAGCGGAGCCTGTCTCCCTCGACACCATGATCGTCGAGGGCGAGGCCGAACAGATCTCCCAGGCTTACACCGCTCTAAAATCCGGCACCGCCCTGCTCGATACGCCGGCCTCCGTCAGCCTCGCCACCGAGGCATTGCTGGACGCCCAAGGGGCCGTCAGCCTGCAGGACGCCATCCGCAACCTCAGCGGACTCGGTCAGGCCGGCAACAACTACGGCATCGGCGACCAACTCGTCATCCGCGGCCAGGAAATCTCCTACACCTACGACGGACTCGACGCCGGGTCCGGTGGCAGCGGCGGCGGCTCCGGGGCCACCGTGCGCTCGCTCACCAACGTTGAGCGCGTCGAGGTGCTGAAGGGGCCCGCCGGCACGCTCTACGGCATCGGTGGCGCCGGTGGCATCGTCAACCTGGTGGAAAAACGCCCGCAGCCCGTCGCACACGATCGCCTCCGCGCCTATGTCGGCACCTGGGAAACCTACGGCGCCGAGTATGACTTCAACCGTCCGCTCAACGAACGTTGGAGCTTCCGTTTCATTGCCTCCACCCGCCAGAGCGAGGGCTATCGCAACTTCAACGAAGACCGCACCGAGTTCTATCCCTCCCTGCGTTTCGACGCCAACGCCGACCACACCCTGCTCTTCACCGGCGCCTACATCGCCGACCGCGTGCAGGTCGATTCCATCGGCCACCCCGTGCGCATCTTTGACGAAAGCAGCACCGGCGTGCCGGCCGCGGAGGCCACGGTCGCCGACATCCCCAACGGCCCGACCGGCGGCGGACGCGTGCAGCTCACGCCCGATCAACAGCAACAACTCATCGACAGCCTCGCGCCCGGCGACGGCACGCAACCGTTCGACCTCGGGAACGTGAGCCTCATCTCACCCCTGGCCCGACCGACCGACGGCGAGGAATTCCGCTTCAAGGTCCGCCATGATTGGTCCATCGGCGCCGACACCGCCTTCGCCCAATACGCGCAGTTCCGTTCCTACGGCTCCGACTACGTGCGCCAGACCGGCGCCTACAATTACGTCTACTGGAACCGCAACGGCAGCATCAACGCCGCTCCCCGCGCCCCCCTCGTCGAAAACGGCGTGCTGTATCCCTACGCCGCCCGCCGTCAGGAATACCGCAAGGTCGATTTTCAGGAAGACACTCTGCAATACTTCGCGGAGTTGAAACACCGCATCTCCCGCGGCGAGGTCACCCACGATCTGCTGGCGACATCCTACCTCGAATGGCGAGACTACGAGACGCAGAACTGGAGCGTCTACGACGCCGACAATTCCCGCTCGGCCGCCAACCCCGTCCCCTACATCTACGATATCCGCTCCCCCAACTGGCCCACCGGTCGATTCGAAGACTACGAGCAGTATCCATCATCTGACTACACCAAGGACGTGACCTCGATCGGAGCCGGCCTGCAGGATGTGATCACCTTGCCCCACGATCTCACGGCCCGCTTCGCCGTCGGTTACAACCGCATCAAACAGGACTACGACAACAACCTCCAACGTTCCGGCGATCCCCTGCCGGTCGCCTCCAGCGACGAAGGGCTCAACTACAACGCCGGCCTGTCCTGGCGGGTGCGGCCCCAGACCTCGGTCTTCGTGACCGCCGCACAAGGGCGCACGGCCTACAGTGTCACGGGCTCGGTTAGTCTCAACAACCCGCCCGACAGCGAATCGGAAAACTTCGAGATCGGCCTGCGCCACCAGATGCTCGACGGCCGTCTCCTCTTCTCCACCGCGTTGTTCGCCACCTCGCGGACCCACCTCCGCTACGGCAACCCACTCTACGACGACGACCCTGGTTCACCGACCTACAACATCGAGGTGGATCCCTACCGCTACGACGGCTACGAGGAAACCCGCGGCGCCGAGCTTGATCTCAACGTCAACCTCACCGACCGCTGGATGATCAACGCCAACGCCACTTACCAGGATCCCCGCACCCGCCGGGATCCGGGCACCGGCACGGTCACGGGACTGCAGAAAGGCCTGCCCCGCGTCTTTGGCTCGGTCTGGGCCCAGCATGTGTTGGCCACCGAGTTTGCGGGCGGTCGGGTGACCCTCGGCGGTGGGGTGACCCATACCGGCCGGCGCTCGATCAATTCCACCTCCTTCGGTATCGCCCAGGCCTACGTCGACGCCTTCACCACGATCGACGCCATCGTGCGCTACGACAATCCGGACCACTGGAACGTCCAGCTCAACCTCAACAACGTCACCGACGAGGCCTACTACGACCTCGCCCAGTTTCTCGGCGGCCGCCCGGGCGAACCCTTCAACGCCACCGTGACCTTCACCGCCGAATTCTGA
- a CDS encoding PepSY-associated TM helix domain-containing protein — translation MARLRQQLRSVLFWGHLICGLVAGAVIAILCFTGAVLAFEDEVLAWVEPPPQLSQAEAAEVRPFHPTTVIGRIESLHPGDRVTSLRFYRDPRRPYWVSFRDQPTRYLHPGTFAMMENERGAWRKFFSFNLSLHRQLAAPRSSAKEARWWNRNLGNRIIAITTGVFLFLCLSGLWLWWPRRMNWRTFRQLARVRLDLRGLKRDWNWHNALGFWMLLPLAVMCLTGLAISFEAVRNAIYPGSTEAPVEIIAPSPDAPAASPDLVFERITEVVPDWTYMIFYLPRLREDGTLIPRPLTIYTRDASWPTAPYTTLRFNPYSGELLRAPLWETLSPSQAMRVLNDTLHTGEAFGVIGKAVASLSCVGGLILVYTGFALTWRRWRRFRSRRRASA, via the coding sequence ATGGCCCGACTGCGACAGCAGTTGCGCTCCGTGCTGTTCTGGGGCCATTTGATCTGCGGGTTGGTGGCCGGCGCGGTCATCGCCATTCTCTGCTTCACCGGGGCGGTGCTGGCCTTTGAGGACGAGGTCCTGGCCTGGGTGGAACCGCCGCCCCAACTCAGCCAGGCCGAAGCCGCCGAGGTGCGGCCCTTTCACCCCACCACTGTGATCGGACGCATCGAATCACTCCACCCCGGCGATCGGGTCACATCGCTGCGCTTTTACCGGGACCCGCGCCGACCCTACTGGGTCAGTTTCCGCGACCAACCCACGCGTTACCTGCACCCCGGCACATTCGCCATGATGGAAAACGAGCGTGGCGCCTGGCGGAAGTTTTTCAGTTTCAACCTGAGTCTGCACCGTCAACTCGCCGCGCCGCGTTCCTCTGCGAAGGAAGCGCGGTGGTGGAACCGCAACCTTGGCAATCGCATCATCGCCATCACCACCGGCGTGTTTCTCTTCCTGTGCCTCAGCGGCCTCTGGCTGTGGTGGCCACGCCGAATGAACTGGCGAACCTTCCGCCAGCTTGCCCGGGTGCGCTTGGACCTGAGGGGACTCAAGCGGGACTGGAACTGGCACAACGCTCTCGGCTTCTGGATGCTGTTGCCGCTGGCCGTGATGTGCCTCACCGGCCTGGCGATCTCATTCGAGGCGGTGCGGAATGCGATCTATCCCGGGTCCACCGAAGCACCGGTCGAAATCATCGCCCCATCCCCGGATGCACCCGCCGCCTCACCCGATTTGGTTTTCGAGCGCATCACCGAGGTGGTTCCCGACTGGACTTACATGATCTTCTACCTGCCGCGCCTCCGCGAGGACGGCACTCTCATCCCGCGCCCCCTCACCATCTACACTCGGGATGCGTCATGGCCGACCGCTCCCTACACGACGCTGCGTTTTAACCCCTACTCCGGGGAACTCCTGCGCGCACCGCTTTGGGAGACCCTTTCGCCCTCTCAAGCCATGCGGGTGCTCAACGACACCCTGCACACCGGAGAGGCCTTCGGCGTCATCGGCAAGGCCGTCGCCAGTCTCTCCTGCGTCGGCGGACTGATCCTCGTTTACACCGGCTTCGCCCTCACTTGGCGGCGTTGGCGGCGCTTCCGCTCCCGCCGTCGCGCGTCCGCCTAG